The following coding sequences are from one Candidatus Thermoplasmatota archaeon window:
- a CDS encoding zinc ribbon domain-containing protein, giving the protein MAETDCPKCGAPLEYDVGTLIAECSYCDSRIFIDKSGAHFYHILPFYSDGQQAIGIFRRWAAGPKKAKNLDSLASVQRLSRQYFPIYMFKRRVGNAESVLVEPAKLTNLPGFRSLKVPPGDIKIFGKEFETGDAEVLEPDLDMSAYLPSMPGEPIEQALVYFPVWQVEYSFKGRSYTCVIDGSSGEVFTDLFPVRGSGPYLAVSLIGFGAFFGEGFLLLYNAYLAAILIGITLVGVLLSSVYVAKKF; this is encoded by the coding sequence ATGGCAGAGACCGACTGCCCGAAATGCGGCGCACCTTTGGAGTACGACGTTGGCACACTGATCGCGGAGTGTTCCTATTGCGACTCACGGATATTCATTGACAAGAGCGGGGCGCACTTCTACCACATTCTCCCTTTCTACAGCGATGGACAGCAGGCCATTGGGATTTTCAGAAGATGGGCAGCGGGGCCCAAGAAAGCGAAGAACCTCGACAGCCTGGCGTCTGTCCAGCGGCTGTCCCGCCAGTACTTCCCCATCTACATGTTCAAGAGGCGGGTCGGGAACGCGGAGTCCGTGCTCGTCGAACCCGCCAAGCTCACGAACCTACCCGGTTTCCGCTCGCTCAAGGTCCCCCCGGGAGACATCAAGATCTTCGGCAAGGAGTTCGAAACAGGGGATGCAGAAGTCCTCGAGCCAGATCTCGACATGTCTGCCTATCTTCCATCCATGCCGGGCGAGCCGATCGAGCAGGCGCTCGTGTACTTCCCCGTCTGGCAGGTGGAGTACTCCTTCAAGGGAAGATCATACACCTGCGTGATAGACGGCTCCTCCGGTGAGGTCTTCACGGATCTGTTCCCAGTCCGGGGATCCGGACCGTACCTGGCCGTCTCGCTGATAGGCTTCGGGGCCTTCTTCGGCGAAGGCTTCCTCCTCCTGTACAATGCATATCTCGCAGCCATCCTGATCGGCATTACCTTGGTGGGGGTGCTCCTGAGCAGTGTGTATGTAGCCAAGAAGTTCTAG
- a CDS encoding twitching motility protein PilT codes for MITVILDTNALMMPFQFGVNLDLELERLFGSFEILVPSPVVRELRSLAPTNGTARSALRLAKKYKTVESEGETDKVLVDLAKDLHAVVVSNDKLVIRSLEREGLPYVRLRSRSHLILEGSL; via the coding sequence ATGATAACGGTGATTCTCGACACGAATGCCCTGATGATGCCATTTCAGTTCGGGGTCAACCTCGACCTTGAGCTCGAAAGGCTGTTCGGTTCATTTGAGATTCTCGTGCCTTCACCTGTGGTCCGGGAGTTGAGGTCGCTTGCTCCCACGAACGGCACCGCGCGAAGCGCGCTAAGACTGGCCAAGAAGTACAAGACCGTGGAATCGGAAGGTGAGACGGACAAGGTCCTCGTCGATCTCGCCAAAGACCTGCATGCGGTTGTCGTGTCAAATGACAAGCTTGTGATACGCTCCCTGGAAAGGGAAGGCTTGCCCTACGTACGGCTCAGGTCCCGCTCTCATCTGATCCTCGAAGGTTCACTGTAG
- a CDS encoding SPFH domain-containing protein: MSVFGSVTLKWEDAQKSGNIMWRVPRNIRLNDNIVVREDEIAVFYRDGKALAYIDRPDRYALTSINAPIVGAIVKFLSGVEQQAEIYYLQRRPFDGKFGSKQPYQFKDKEFGMVNLRLFGEMRFRVKDPENFINEFVGTRGFQSSDEVEDRIQEQVVLLIYDAIGHMKENGLGVTDLASNLMNIEQIVLEKSKPHFDQYGVLIDKISGLYISLPEEVQKAVDTRASMQVLGTDYVGYQTGQAMREAASSESGGGAAGAGVGVGAGIGMGYMMMDATKRRQEGAPAPGMTCPKCGKMVPGGMKFCGSCGARMEPGGDCPGCGKFVPEGSKFCPECGKPMQSMAKCEKCGKDVPAGSNFCPECGAKAGE, encoded by the coding sequence ATGAGCGTGTTTGGATCTGTAACACTGAAGTGGGAGGATGCACAGAAGTCTGGTAACATCATGTGGCGTGTTCCCAGGAACATAAGGCTGAATGACAACATCGTTGTGCGCGAGGACGAGATAGCGGTCTTCTACAGGGACGGCAAGGCTCTTGCATACATCGATCGACCGGACAGGTACGCACTGACGTCGATCAACGCACCGATTGTCGGGGCCATCGTGAAGTTCCTTTCGGGCGTCGAGCAGCAGGCAGAGATCTACTACTTGCAGAGGAGGCCCTTCGACGGGAAGTTCGGGAGCAAGCAACCCTACCAGTTCAAGGACAAGGAGTTCGGGATGGTCAACCTCAGGCTCTTCGGCGAGATGAGGTTCCGCGTCAAGGACCCAGAGAACTTCATCAATGAGTTCGTTGGGACGCGCGGGTTCCAGTCGAGCGATGAGGTGGAGGACAGGATCCAGGAGCAGGTCGTACTGCTCATCTACGATGCCATCGGTCACATGAAGGAGAATGGTCTGGGAGTGACGGACCTGGCGTCCAATCTGATGAACATAGAGCAGATAGTCCTGGAGAAATCGAAGCCCCATTTCGATCAGTACGGAGTCCTAATCGACAAGATATCGGGGCTATACATATCGTTGCCCGAGGAGGTCCAGAAGGCGGTGGACACGAGGGCTTCGATGCAGGTCCTCGGCACCGACTACGTGGGCTACCAGACCGGTCAGGCGATGAGGGAAGCGGCGAGCTCCGAGAGTGGAGGAGGCGCGGCCGGTGCAGGTGTCGGCGTTGGAGCGGGCATCGGCATGGGATATATGATGATGGATGCAACCAAGAGAAGGCAGGAGGGCGCTCCGGCACCCGGGATGACCTGCCCGAAGTGCGGGAAGATGGTTCCCGGGGGAATGAAGTTCTGCGGCAGCTGCGGGGCTCGGATGGAGCCAGGAGGAGACTGCCCGGGCTGCGGTAAGTTCGTCCCCGAGGGTTCCAAGTTCTGTCCCGAGTGCGGGAAGCCCATGCAAAGCATGGCGAAGTGCGAGAAATGCGGCAAGGACGTTCCCGCTGGGTCCAATTTCTGTCCTGAGTGCGGTGCGAAGGCTGGCGAATAG